A region of the Lycium barbarum isolate Lr01 chromosome 1, ASM1917538v2, whole genome shotgun sequence genome:
AATTGCGTGATAATATAAGTGATGATATATTCAAGAGGGAGATGGAATTGATGTTGATGGGAGTCaatataaagtttgatatgacagTAGAGTGTGATAAACAAAAATAACACAAAAATAAAAGTTCAAACAATTAGATTAGTTCAGTATTTAGAATCAAATTGGGTGAAACCAAAATTTATTATAGGTATAATTTGAGATTTGATGAAATTGAGGTGGAAATGATTTTGGACTGTTGGAAGTTGAAGAATTTTTCAGCGGCTAGTTTAAGTGCCAGCCAATATTTGTACGGGGAAAGAAATTATTAAATTTCAAAGTTTTAGGGGCAAATGATTCTAATTTCTAACCATCCAACACTCTCTCCCTCTCTTGTTCTTAACTATTTTAGTATTTAACTTCTTTATTCATATGATACAGATTGAATACGAGTTCAGGTCAACAACTAGAAAATGGACGTCAATATGCCGTGAACAACATTTTGTGAATAATCTCTCACTGTTGTTGCAGTGGTCTCCATTTTCAACAGAGGAAGAGCTTCTAAAGCAAGTGAGTCTAAACCTCCATCAAATTTGCCTCTTCTCCCCCAAAAAGGataaaagaaaaattatgttCCTCATAATGCTTAATGTTGCAGCCCATTCAGAATTATTTTCTGTGATAGTGATCCACAATTCCATGTTAGGCTCGAACTTGCGTTGAATTTTGTATGTGGGGGCAGATCAACTTCATTTACAGTTGTTTCAAGGCTTAAACACCCAGAATTGTCTTCAATTGATTTCTTCACCTGATTTGCTAATAGTTTTTTCtccttttaaatattaatttgctTTATCTGTCTTAATTTTGTAGGTGAGTTGGGGTTTACTGTTCTATAAAAGTTTATATTTCGTTCACATCTCTACCAAATTTTAAGAGGTTAATTTCCTACATTAGTGTCTTGTGATAATTAATAAAACACGAAAATTTGCTCAAAAGGAGGTAAGTGAAATGCATAACATCGGAGTTTGACATGTTAGAAAAAGAGCTCAAGTGGaagaatccccccccccccccccccccaagtccTGGAAGGGCATGTGAGCGGGGAATCTCTCATGCATAACTTGGAGATCCTTTAAATTTTGAGGGCAAAAGTCGTTCTGGATCCTTAATTTCCTGAACTATGGCTATCTGATTCTTTTTCGTGGTGTTATTAATGTTGTTATAACCTTTTTCAACCAACTATTCTTTTCCCATAACAGTTTGATGACATTGGTGATCATGGCACGAAGATCATAATCTACAATTTGTGGCTAAATGATGAAGGCCAAATGGAGCTTAATTTTCAGTCAGATCCTGAGGTTTGATTTCTCTTTTCCAATTTAATTTTCCCATTTGGAGTTTCTTGCATTGTCACTTACCATAATATGACTACCTCTATTACAATAAGCAGGATATTCGTATCTCTTGTGATGCAGAAAGTGATAAAAGTGGCTCCCTCACGTCAGTAAGTGACCTGCATCTTGCCAACACTCTTCGTTGTTCACTCCGTGTAAGTTCTTTAATGAACAAGATGCACTTGAAGTTTCTTCATTCAGGGAGATCCCTGATTTCTAACTATGTTGTATTTTCTTCTAACAGGCGTATTTATCTATCTTGTATTTGCGAATCCCTGAAAACTTTTGCATATGGTTGCGCGGGCAGATTGTAGAGTATCATAACATTGCTAATGATCTCAAGTATCCAGAATTTATCTTGTACAAACCTCAGAATGGTGGATGCGAAGAGGTTTCCACTAGTACATACTGTAAAGCAAATCATTGACAACATTGATCAGAGCCTGTTCCTTCTCTTTTTTTATTTGTCAGAACAGTATATGCTcttttcctctattttatttgTCAGAACCATGCGCCGGCTGGCCATCGCTGATTTCTCGGTTATAAAAAAACTTAGGAACAGTATAGTTTCATTTCTTCTTTTAATCTGCTTATTTTTGAAAAGAGGCTGAGGCCTTTCATATTGATTTTTTGAAACAAAATGTATAAATGTGTAAAAGGGTAGTTTGAGTTAAAGCATTAATGAAACTTTTCCGTTCATATAAAGGATGAAACAGCTAGTTTGAGTCAGACTTATTAAATGGAGGACATAATAATACCATAGAAGTGGTGGTATTATTTGAGAGTTGCATGGTGCATTTTTTTGCTATAAAGCTTCAGTAACATCAGCTGCTTCTTCTCCCTCCTTTTTAAGATTCTCAACTGTCATTTTTCTTTGTTCTTAGGGTTCTGTCATTACTTCCATTGGTTTCCTAAAGGAAGCTCCACTAGTGAATATTCATGGTTTCAATGTCTACCACAAGAATCGTTTGATACTGGTTAGTTGCTTTATCCAATGTTTTAATTTTGTTAATGGTGCTTTGACTTGTGTATCACAAGCCGGTTCACGCTTTTTAAAGACAGAGATTTTGAGGCCGACTTCTAGGACTTGATTATGACTGAATTTGATATGAGTAAACCTGTAAGATTGTAAAAATTCCACCTGTGTTCCTACAATTTATTTTGCATAGTTATAAAGCTAGATGTTCTGACCTTCACAGCCTATACGGACCCAATAATTATGAAagcaaaaaaaggaaaagaagaaaaaatggatGAGGATGAGACAGTTTCTTCATCTGGACCTAATTTAACTTccgagttctgatgggatccggtgcattAGTGCTGATATACTCGCATCCTCTGGACCTAATTAATATGCAGGATAGAAGGAAAAGGATTTCTAAGGATGAACTGTTTGCTGTGGCTCTGAAAAAATGTTTCAGTTCTTAGTTCTATTACGCTCTTAGTTAtgtattcctccatatagaaccTAAGCTTTCTTTGAACATTCCTTTTGTAGCCCTTCTCAAAGTCCTTCCATCTCTTTGCTCCTCCCTTTTCTGAAGTCTTGTCCTTATCAACTAATGTGAAATGTATATTCTGCACTTACCCTGGTTTCGGGACAAGTGTACGGTTTATGCACTGTGTATATATCCCATTGATTAATCATCCTTTGCTAGAACAGATGTTACAGATAAATGATCTTCGGACCCTATATCTTTTCTCTTAAAATTTTCCATTTATTTCTTTGCAGCCATTTTGGCACGTGGTAGTAGGCTCTTCTGTCAATAGAAGCAGAGGAGTAGTAGGTAAGAAGCCTATGGAGCATTACTTTGGACATTTCTTTTCTACTTGTGTGGTGGTTTAGCTTTTGGTCAATTACTTGCTGGAAAAGGTGCTAACTAATTTCCTTGCCTTTTATAGGTGTTCTAGAAGCAAACTTTATTAAGCCAACTCATAATAAACAGGACTTTGAGAAAACTCCCCTCTTTCAAAAGCTTGAGAACCGATTAAAGGAGATGACATTGGAGTACTGGTAGGCTATTATTTGAAAGAGATCTAGGCCTACAAATTTCTGTTTAGCACTGAGCTGAATTGCTCCTATTATTTGAGAGCTAGTTTATCTAACTTCTGCACATGGATTATACATCTGAATTCTGCCGCTTAGGCACTGAGCTGAATTCCTACTGTTCTTGGACAGCCATTTCATATTCTCTGTGTGGATTTCTGTTTTCAGCAAGGAAATGGAAACTGCCCATGTAGCTTCTCAAATTGATTACTGTTGCTTGTCATTCTCGATGCTCTATTCGCTTGTTTTTTTGTTCGACTCTTGGTAATTGAGTTTTTCTCTGATGGTTGAATGTTTCCATGTATTTATATTTGTTTTTTACAGGGACTATCACTGTGGATTAATTGGTTATCATACAACTAAACGGCATCATGCACCTTCCCAGGATTCATTGGAATCTAGAAAGAAACATGGTATGTATCACCCCATTCCATTGAGCAAAATATCCTCTGCTGCTACTGGTGCCAAAGTTTCTAAACTGAGAACAGCTACACCATCCTTCCTAACTAACAGTCAAGATGTTAACGGACCAAAAATGTCGTGATTGAGCACATGAATAGAATCTGTTGTAATTATCTGCCTATTTCGGTGGGGTTTGGATGATACCTCATTTCAGGGAAAATCTTGTAGCAGTTTGGGGAAACAAATAGAAGTAGGTGAACTGTCGGAGAATCTGATATGACTATACCTGGATATGTCTTCTGGTTTAGTAACTTGTCCCAGAAGTGAACTCTCTTAATTTGCAAACGCCGTATGAAGCAAAAGCACAGCTCACAAACTGATATAGTCTGAAAAGATGATTTTGTTGTGCCCTAATCTTCTCTAATGTATAGTGCTCCTGGCACATAATATATACCATACATCCACAATTGGAATATGTGCAAGCTGAATTTAAAAGTGTCTATTCTGACCCAGGGCTTAAAAACTGAAGTATTGTGATGTGTCCCATTGGACATTTTTTAATATTTGATCAAATTAGGGGGACAGAAGGAGACGGAAAGAAAGTATTAATTCATATTTGATGTATGTTTGGGAACCTGTTGCTGTCTCCTGTCTTGCACGTTTTGGAGATCCCATTTTCATGTACTTGTATGATTATATCCATTCAACACACAGTAATAATGAAGAGATTTCACTATTATCCCCTGAGGTTTGTTCAACTTGCATTTTACCTCCATTTGCTATCAAAATAGGTCTAGCACTTGGCCATTTAACAAAACCTTATTCTTGAGTTTGCACTATACATGCTAGCTTTCTCAGTTTTTTGGTTTTCCCTCATAAGTGATGTTAAATATCTTTACTATCGCTTGTGACTCACAGCAAGCACGAAAAGGAAAGACTATGATCGTCAAATTGAACCTGAAATTCTGAAACAAAAGGCTGGATTAAGGGTAAATCTACCTGATCCTGAGTCCATTCAAAATCCGGTTTGTTTCTATGAACTTTCCTCCTCCTACTTTGATTTCATTAATTGGCTGTGAAACTTAGCATTATGTTTTTCCACCATCTTTCTCGTCCTATCATGCATTTGATGTCGCATTTTCTGCTTACTGTTTTAATCCCTTTTTGTGTTTAAATGAACATAGCCTGCGACCACTACCGCAAGTGACTTGGAAGATCAAGAGATGGTCCTCCTCCTTAGAGAGAATAAAAGGCTCCATGCAAGGTGAGTTCAAAATGTGTCGATTGACTGCGTCTCTGTCCTAATTACTACCACCATGATGGTGTTAAATTGAACGAGGAGTTTTAAGAACGAGCGAAAAACTTTTGGCACAAGATAAATAACATACAAGCAGTTTGTAGTTTTTTACGTCATGTCATTACGTGAACAGTGAGAATGTTAAAAGTAAAAGACTGAGCAAATATAAAAAAGGTGTCACGAAAATGAATAATGTTACTCTCACCGTTTCATTTttgtggaacttctcttctttttttccgCACGGAACTTAAGAAGGGAATCTTTTGAATTTTGCGGTCTTAAGCTAAGATACAAATAATATACTAATATGtcctttgaattttgtggtctGAAACATGTGAGAAAGAGTTACTAAATACAAAAAGTGACAttcttttctaaaaaaaaaaagcagaccAAAAAGGGAAGTAAGATACATAGATTGGAACAAAGGGAATTAGGGAATAATCTATATAAAATGGAATCGAAGTAGTAGCATGAAAAAATTCCAATGCAGACGTACATTAGGGAAGTTCATGTTTAGAAAGGTAAATGTAGTTTAGTTCATAATTGCCAGCAGTTTGCATTCTCCCATGTGAAGAACCTCGTGGAGTTGTAATTTGTTTCATACTAGCCTTCTCAGATTCTCTTTTCTGAAGTTCCCTTTCATGTGTATCAGATGCTTGGAAAATGAGAAGAAGGAAGAGGAATATAATGCCAAGGTAATTTTAATAGAATTTGCTTTACCTGTTAATGTTTTGATGTTTGGAAGACACATGCTATATCAGTAGTAGCAGTTTTACAGCAGCATCTAGTTTCAATTTTTCTCTAGTATATTATGGGAGCTCAATTGGGCAATATGTAGGTAACTTCGCTAAGGAAGCAACTGAAAGAAGCACAGCGCGAATACCGCCGCTTGCTAGTCCAATCAGGATTGCTGGAGAACCCCAAGAGGGAAAATACGATTATAATTCTATAGATAAGCTTGTTATAGTCCTTGTAAATGTCTTTTGTATATTTgtatttttggttaaaaaatcCCATGATAGGGAGCTAATGCTCCCCTTGTTGCCTCTTTTCAACTTCCGCTAGGGAAAGTATTTCTGTTTTGACCAGAATGGGATTAGGAAGATTTGTCCTAAAGGGAAGTCTTGGTGCAATAGTAAAGTTGTAGCCATGTGACCGGAACGTCATGGTTCAAACTCCAAACCATAGAAACAACTTTTTTGTACAAACGTAAGCTGAAGTTGTGTACAGTAGAACACTCAATATGATTTGGCTCTTCTCCGGTCCTGTGCATAGCGAGGGTTTACTACACCAGGCAACTCTTTAGTTGTTGTGTTCATGTGTTTGATaagaaaaggaaaacaaattATGCGAGCTATAGCCCCAAAATCAAGAATGCCAAAATATTACGCTTTTGTTCTCTTTTTCTGAACTTGTAATTATTTTTGCGAAGCAGTTGCTACGGTTAAATCAGCAGAGGGTTATCATAACAAACAAAGTCTCGTCTCAACGTTTTATTCTATGTTTGTTATTACCTTAATGTAGAAGAAATGATATTTGGTAACCACTTTACTGGTGCTATTTAAAACATAGCCACAATTTATAACGTGTTTAAAATTTAGTCATTATGTTATTGCGCTTCTTCCTGCATTAACTTTAACGGTTGTTCAAGAAATTTCGTGATCTTAGAAGTCATGTGGTAAGCTGGCTAACTTTATCTGGCAAAGTGAAACAAGAATTTTactactattcattcagtacAAGTGTCGGAATTGGATTTCGTTACAAAGTATaaggggcaatttgcaggattggccttcgctgccggtggtctttaattttgtccctcaaaatggTG
Encoded here:
- the LOC132601453 gene encoding protein MICRORCHIDIA 6-like isoform X5, giving the protein MQPEFQAPSRMQDIESTRHSGATVLDKEPSPIDASSLESMSPICPAPLCRQFWRAGNYDSGLISKSSSKNGASFLRIHPKFLHSNATSHKWAFGAIAELLDNAIDEIQNGATHAIVDKTLNPKDGTSALLIQDNGGGMDQEAMHCCLSFGFSDKKSESAIGQYGNGFKTSSMRLGADVVVFSRCMKNRKLMQSVGLLSFTFLTRAGLDRIVVPMIEYEFRSTTRKWTSICREQHFVNNLSLLLQWSPFSTEEELLKQFDDIGDHGTKIIIYNLWLNDEGQMELNFQSDPEDIRISCDAESDKSGSLTSGSVITSIGFLKEAPLVNIHGFNVYHKNRLILPFWHVVVGSSVNRSRGVVGVLEANFIKPTHNKQDFEKTPLFQKLENRLKEMTLEYWDYHCGLIGYHTTKRHHAPSQDSLESRKKHASTKRKDYDRQIEPEILKQKAGLRVNLPDPESIQNPPATTTASDLEDQEMVLLLRENKRLHARCLENEKKEEEYNAKVTSLRKQLKEAQREYRRLLVQSGLLENPKRENTIIIL
- the LOC132601453 gene encoding protein MICRORCHIDIA 6-like isoform X1, translated to MQPEFQAPSRMQDIESTRHSGATVLDKEPSPIDASSLESMSPICPAPLCRQFWRAGNYDSGLISKSSSKNGASFLRIHPKFLHSNATSHKWAFGAIAELLDNAIDEIQNGATHAIVDKTLNPKDGTSALLIQDNGGGMDQEAMHCCLSFGFSDKKSESAIGQYGNGFKTSSMRLGADVVVFSRCMKNRKLMQSVGLLSFTFLTRAGLDRIVVPMIEYEFRSTTRKWTSICREQHFVNNLSLLLQWSPFSTEEELLKQFDDIGDHGTKIIIYNLWLNDEGQMELNFQSDPEDIRISCDAESDKSGSLTSVSDLHLANTLRCSLRAYLSILYLRIPENFCIWLRGQIVEYHNIANDLKYPEFILYKPQNGGCEEGSVITSIGFLKEAPLVNIHGFNVYHKNRLILPFWHVVVGSSVNRSRGVVGVLEANFIKPTHNKQDFEKTPLFQKLENRLKEMTLEYWDYHCGLIGYHTTKRHHAPSQDSLESRKKHASTKRKDYDRQIEPEILKQKAGLRVNLPDPESIQNPPATTTASDLEDQEMVLLLRENKRLHARCLENEKKEEEYNAKVTSLRKQLKEAQREYRRLLVQSGLLENPKRENTIIIL
- the LOC132601453 gene encoding protein MICRORCHIDIA 6-like isoform X4 — encoded protein: MHLYLHYLLSDLWSLLEDGASFLRIHPKFLHSNATSHKWAFGAIAELLDNAIDEIQNGATHAIVDKTLNPKDGTSALLIQDNGGGMDQEAMHCCLSFGFSDKKSESAIGQYGNGFKTSSMRLGADVVVFSRCMKNRKLMQSVGLLSFTFLTRAGLDRIVVPMIEYEFRSTTRKWTSICREQHFVNNLSLLLQWSPFSTEEELLKQFDDIGDHGTKIIIYNLWLNDEGQMELNFQSDPEDIRISCDAESDKSGSLTSVSDLHLANTLRCSLRAYLSILYLRIPENFCIWLRGQIVEYHNIANDLKYPEFILYKPQNGGCEEGSVITSIGFLKEAPLVNIHGFNVYHKNRLILPFWHVVVGSSVNRSRGVVGVLEANFIKPTHNKQDFEKTPLFQKLENRLKEMTLEYWDYHCGLIGYHTTKRHHAPSQDSLESRKKHASTKRKDYDRQIEPEILKQKAGLRVNLPDPESIQNPPATTTASDLEDQEMVLLLRENKRLHARCLENEKKEEEYNAKVTSLRKQLKEAQREYRRLLVQSGLLENPKRENTIIIL
- the LOC132601453 gene encoding protein MICRORCHIDIA 6-like isoform X2; the protein is MQPEFQAPSRMQDIESTRHSGATVLDKEPSPIDASSLESMSPICPAPLCRQFWRAGNYDSGLISKSSSKNGASFLRIHPKFLHSNATSHKWAFGAIAELLDNAIDEIQNGATHAIVDKTLNPKDGTSALLIQDNGGGMDQEAMHCCLSFGFSDKKSESAIGQYGNGFKTSSMRLGADVVVFSRCMKNRKLMQSVGLLSFTFLTRAGLDRIVVPMIEYEFRSTTRKWTSICREQHFVNNLSLLLQWSPFSTEEELLKQFDDIGDHGTKIIIYNLWLNDEGQMELNFQSDPEDIRISCDAESDKSGSLTSAYLSILYLRIPENFCIWLRGQIVEYHNIANDLKYPEFILYKPQNGGCEEGSVITSIGFLKEAPLVNIHGFNVYHKNRLILPFWHVVVGSSVNRSRGVVGVLEANFIKPTHNKQDFEKTPLFQKLENRLKEMTLEYWDYHCGLIGYHTTKRHHAPSQDSLESRKKHASTKRKDYDRQIEPEILKQKAGLRVNLPDPESIQNPPATTTASDLEDQEMVLLLRENKRLHARCLENEKKEEEYNAKVTSLRKQLKEAQREYRRLLVQSGLLENPKRENTIIIL
- the LOC132601453 gene encoding protein MICRORCHIDIA 6-like isoform X3 yields the protein MQPEFQAPSRMQDIESTRHSGATVLDKEPSPIDASSLESMSPICPAPLCRQFWRAGNYDSGLISKSSSKTIAELLDNAIDEIQNGATHAIVDKTLNPKDGTSALLIQDNGGGMDQEAMHCCLSFGFSDKKSESAIGQYGNGFKTSSMRLGADVVVFSRCMKNRKLMQSVGLLSFTFLTRAGLDRIVVPMIEYEFRSTTRKWTSICREQHFVNNLSLLLQWSPFSTEEELLKQFDDIGDHGTKIIIYNLWLNDEGQMELNFQSDPEDIRISCDAESDKSGSLTSVSDLHLANTLRCSLRAYLSILYLRIPENFCIWLRGQIVEYHNIANDLKYPEFILYKPQNGGCEEGSVITSIGFLKEAPLVNIHGFNVYHKNRLILPFWHVVVGSSVNRSRGVVGVLEANFIKPTHNKQDFEKTPLFQKLENRLKEMTLEYWDYHCGLIGYHTTKRHHAPSQDSLESRKKHASTKRKDYDRQIEPEILKQKAGLRVNLPDPESIQNPPATTTASDLEDQEMVLLLRENKRLHARCLENEKKEEEYNAKVTSLRKQLKEAQREYRRLLVQSGLLENPKRENTIIIL
- the LOC132601453 gene encoding protein MICRORCHIDIA 6-like isoform X6, encoding MPQAWSLCHQYVQHLFVASFGELETMIQALFPSRLLKIQNGATHAIVDKTLNPKDGTSALLIQDNGGGMDQEAMHCCLSFGFSDKKSESAIGQYGNGFKTSSMRLGADVVVFSRCMKNRKLMQSVGLLSFTFLTRAGLDRIVVPMIEYEFRSTTRKWTSICREQHFVNNLSLLLQWSPFSTEEELLKQFDDIGDHGTKIIIYNLWLNDEGQMELNFQSDPEDIRISCDAESDKSGSLTSVSDLHLANTLRCSLRAYLSILYLRIPENFCIWLRGQIVEYHNIANDLKYPEFILYKPQNGGCEEGSVITSIGFLKEAPLVNIHGFNVYHKNRLILPFWHVVVGSSVNRSRGVVGVLEANFIKPTHNKQDFEKTPLFQKLENRLKEMTLEYWDYHCGLIGYHTTKRHHAPSQDSLESRKKHASTKRKDYDRQIEPEILKQKAGLRVNLPDPESIQNPPATTTASDLEDQEMVLLLRENKRLHARCLENEKKEEEYNAKVTSLRKQLKEAQREYRRLLVQSGLLENPKRENTIIIL